TATTAGAACTTGCACCGCAAATAAGTTGAGCTAGATGTCTGTTATTAACTGTATGAAATTAGCTGATTCAATTAGCCTATTAGACGGTCATTGATCAAATGCTTAGGAAATAGTGGTGGATAGTTACACTGTTTCTGAGTCATGCTTGATTGAATTGTTTGACCGTATGTGTGTTAAGAACATCAGGAGTATGTCCCTGATTAAAAAAGAATTACACTGAATAATGTTGGTCTGATTTGAATTCTTATTCCCATTTTTCTGCCTGATGCCCTTTTCTTCTGTCAACAGGTGATACTTAAACTACATTCACTACATTCACAACTAAAGTTTGTTTGGTTTCTAATgacttttaatacttttattcagttaGTACacactacattttttttattaaatgacgGTGAAGactttaacattgatttttatttcaaataaatgctttttttatgaatttcaGTAAACAAAGCAactcagtttccacaaaaattaagcatcacaactgttttcaacattaataataataatcatgatATTAGTGATTTCTGAATATCGTGGTTTATAAGTGACAAAATGAAGTCTGAGAGAGCAGAGACCAAATCAGAATGTGTATTACTGTGTTCTGCTTGCTTTTTCAGATGATCAAAATGCACTTTAAATTAAAGTATCTTAAAAATTTGCATGATGTATTTTATTGGTGAATGCAGTTTAGTCTGAAATCGCGAGCTTCAGAAGGTTTTAGGAAATTTGAGATGTGTATTTTAACTAATCAACTGCGTTCCCTCTAGAATAACCTGGCAATAAACACTGtcaataacaaaacaaacaaaatgatatTATGAATTTTGTATAGACAGGTGTCATATTTCAAACTCTCATACAAACCCACACAGAACCAATCAGATTCTTCTCCAGCAGGAGATGATTCGGGATAACATGCTGAGTCACTTAACGCTGATCTAGTCCAGTGTGTTCCTCCTTTGTCTCTCCACTTTTCCTCTCAGCTTGTTTCTGCTGCTGTTGCAGCTGTCTCACTGCAGTCTCTCACCACCAGCCTCCCCCCACTTTGAGTGCCGCATTGCTGTATCAAAGTGGGGTGAGTTCATTACGCGCACAGACTTGGACTCTGCCGCCACCTTTGCAGGAGCAGTGTCAGTTTGCTGAGGGGAGAACAGGGACCCTGTTCTGTCTGTCAACTTCAGGTAAGAGGCCACAAACATCCTCCTGCTGATAGACTTTTATAGACTCTTAACGGATGGCACATCCTTGCATCTTAATTTTATGTGATGTTATCTTCAGCATCAAAGACTTTCTAGCCTTTTGTAATAGTTGTGCATGAGTCCCTGGTTTGTCCTAAGCAGTGAAGCTACCCTctgtttttgacaaaaaaccTGGAAGGTCTTTTCGAATTCTGCACATTTTGTTCTTTCACACAATGGAGGTGTGATTTCAACACCCTGCTTTGACACTATTAAGGGAGATGCAAattatgtgtgtttgtatatgtatttatttatgtatgtgtatattattatatatatatatatatatatatatatatatatatatatatatatatatatatatatatatatatatatatatatatatatatataaaacacatacacacacacacacacactcctgaacaaaatcttaagactaggggatgcattgcaagttttacacatttcacacttgtggatcataaccggatTGTAaatgctgcttcaaaatgccaaaagaagaaacaggagcaagagacaaaaaatagagagtaggcaatttattgaaaactgcatttaaactcaaacaggccgttcatcagctgatcaaaagtttaagaccatatccattaaaaaaggtcaaatctgcacaaaaatatggctttcatgtcatttgtccttcaagcagtcatactgtcaagatctcctgatggcgaaggcaaaaaggctttctctctttgaatgtggcaggattgttgagctgcacaagcaaggccCTCCGCAACGCGCCatcgctgctgaggttggacgcagtaagacagtcattttacatttcttaaaaaatcctgagagATATGGaacaaaaaagtcaagtggtagacccaaaaagatttcacctgcactgaaccgcaggatccgacgggttgtccgtgaagacacaggtcgatcctcaacccaaattaaggcccttaTTAATGCTGACTGCAGCGCAATAACCATAAAGcgtcatctgctagagaagggcttcaagaacaaaaaacgtcttcagaggccacgtctcctcccacgacacaaacttgcccgtttagaatttgcaagggagcaccaaacatgggacattgaaaagtggaagaaagttttattctctgacgaGAAAAAATTTAACCTGGACGGTCTTGATAGCTTCCaacgttactggcatgacaaggagatcccacctgagatgttttctacgcggcacagtggaggaggctccatcatgatctggggtgctttttccttcaatgggaaaatggagcttcaggttgtgccGGGGCGTCAAACAGCAactggctatgtggatctgttgcagcgggcatccctcttgaccgagggcccccgtctgtgcggtaatgactggtctttcaacaggacaacgctgcaattcacaaagcccgtctgacgaaggacttcttccaggagaataacgttgctcttttggaccatcctgcgtgttcccctgatctaaatcccattAAGAACGtttggggatggatggcaagggaagtttacaaaaatggacgtcaattccagaccgtggatgcccttcgtgaagccatcttcaccacatggagcaacgttcccaccagcctcctggaaacagtcgcatcaagcatgccgaaacgagtttataaagtgatcaacaagaacggtggggctactcactactgagtccgtttttgacacttttagtactgttgtccatttatttttgggctatggtcttaaacttttgatcagctgataaacggcctgtttcagtttaaatgcagttttcaataatttgcctactctctattttttgtctcttgctcctgttactccttttggcattttgaagcagcacttacaacccggttatgatccagtgtgaaatgtgtaaaacagCCCTTCTTATAGATCTGCAAGAGCCATGTGAACTTGTATAAAAAGTTTTTGAAAATTATGGGAGATGGTATTTTAGGATTCTTtggtcttaaaaaaaaagtatgcaaGTTTTGTAAGGTTATCTCTTGTTCAACTACTGATCTCATTGAATGAGCTCAAATAGTCATCAGTTATATGTATTGATTACAATTGAGATATTTTATAAATCAATATGCATTGTATTTTTATCTGATGTATTTATCTCCCTTTTTATGTTGGTCAGAAATTACCTTTAATGGCTTTGATTTACTGTGAATACTGAATTGTGTTCTGGGATGAAAGTGCATGTTTGTATCTATTTGTACAAATGTTCTTTGCCTCGCTTGCCACGGCTGTAGACAGAGGAAAGCTCCATCCGTTTCCATCTTCTCTTCCTGCCCTTTCATCATGGGGAAAGAGAAGATCCACATAAACATTGTGGTCATTGGCCATGTTGATTCTGGGAAGTCCACCACCACTGGCCATCTCATCTATAAATGTGGAGGAATTGATAAAAGAACCATTGAGAAGTTTGAAAAAGAGGCTGCTGAGGTAGGTGAACAGGGTCACGAGTGTTTCATAGGAGTTCGAATTTGGTGAGTCAAATTTCTAAGAGTATGGTGAGTTGGCCAGAAAGCCAGATTTTAGTTGGTAAAGTGATAAACATTGATCAAGGGAAAACCAGGAGTCCAGTTGCACCTGCCATTTAAATTTAAGTGAACTCATTGGCATAGACCATTTTCTAATGCTTTTTGAGAATTGTGGTCTGTGCAGAATGATGGGTTACTTCAACCCACTTACAGCGTAGGATAATTATGTAAGACTCGTATTGTGCAGAACACTATGCCTTCATCTCCGCTCTCATGCACTGGAGAGCAGAGGGAGACTTGCTGTGTAATTATATTAAGACATTTACTTCTTGGAAGATGCCATTGGAGATGAAAGGAAAGGATAAACAGATTTCTGGAGAAAGCAGAACCATTAGTCAGGCCCTACACTTCTGTCTACTTGACACACACTAAACTGTAAAGTGCAATCCCAATGGGTCTAACACCTTACCTCAGTCTTTGAGGATAACTTGTTCTTCATACATACAAATGTAGGGGGTAAAAACTGTGTGCACAGAGAAGCCTATTGGATCAGTgttataggtttactaaagataGGTGCTTTAGTAACCTTGACTTAACATCATCACTATAAGCAGGGGTTTTACCTACAGTACAAAAAGGATGGGCAGTTCTGGTCTTGGAGGGCCTCTGTCCTGAAGTTTAGTTATATCCCTAATCACACACCTGAAAATTCTAACCTATTTAGAGTGACCCTCCATGACCAAAGTTGCCAATCCCTGACCTAATAGCTTCCTTTTCAGAGCTGCAATCTTTTGGATTGTTGTGAAAATGTTAAACAGATATTAAAAGTGAGAGTTGTCTGGAGCATATGCCTTGCTCAGGGGCACAAGATATTGACCCATCTGGGACTTGAACTTACAACATTGTAATTGTGAAAATTGTTGAGACTTATTACAATGAATGTCAACTGGGATAAGTGATTAACTGAACTACACAATGTTGAGCCATAGCGAATGGACCCATACGGGATTTAAACCTACAACCTTCTGTTGTGAAAATTAAAAAACTAATTACAAGGACAGTTAGCAAAAGTAGGTAAATTATTGAATGTCACAATACTGAGGCCTAgtgtatggccctgtatgagaTTTAAACCTACAACCTTCTGTTGTGAAAATTAAAAGACTAATTACATGGACAGTCAGCGGGAGTAGGTGAATTACTGAATGCCACAATACTAAGGCCTAGTGTATGGACCCTTATGGGATTTAAACCTACAACCTCCCACTGTCATGTGTGAGCAGGGATGAGGATAGATGTGAATCCTAGACCATTATGGGATTTAAACCAACCTTCTGTCGTAAAAATTGTTACGTGATTTATTTTTGGGATAGATCTCTGGAGCAAGTGCCAATCTCAAGGGCACAATATTGAGACATAAAGTATGAACATTTGCAGGATTTGAACCTAGAATATTTGAAGGGTTTTAACCTAAAACCTATCGATTAACAGCTCAGGGTTCACAAGTTACAAGAGTGAAACCTTTCTCTACTTGGGGATAAAAGAGGGGTTTAGAACAACAATAACCCAGGATTAAGCACAATGTGAAGTTCACAAAGAGCTTTCATAGAGCTACAATGAGCACTTAAGAGGAAAAACAAGTTACCGAATTTCCAGTATCCCAGGAAACAAACCTTTAATAGATATTGATTTAGCTTCATTTTTCATATAATTTTCTGTTTATAAGCATCTGCATACAACCATAAGaggtgtttatttattattctagCAAGAATTGTTAAGTTGTGAAGGCATTTTTCCCTCTTTACCCTCGCATATTTTTGTTTTGGCAGATGGGAAAAGGTTCCTTTAAGTATGCATGGGTTCTGGACAAGCTGAAggcagagagggagagaggaatTACCATAGACATTTCACTCTGGAAGTTTGAGACCACCAAGTACTACATAACTATAATAGATGCTCCAGGACACAGAGACTTCATCAAGAACATGATCACTGGGACGTCTCAGGTAGTGACTCAATTACAAGAATGTACAAGAATAGTGATGCTTGGGTGAGAACATCTCTACCTAATACTCAgtcttcaatttttttttctccaacaTAAGAAATACACTGCTCCAaaaaattaaaggaacactttttAATCAGAGAATAGCCTCAAGTCAATTAAACTCCCAGAATATTGATCTGGTCAGTTAAGTAGCAGTTGAGGGGGTTGTTAATCAGTTTCAGCTGCTTTGGTGTTAATGAAACTAACAACAGGTGCACAAGATGGGCAACAATGAGACAACCCCTAAAACAGGAATGGTTTTACAGGTGGAGGCCACtgactctctctcttctctggGCTAGATCCCCCCCCCCTAGCATTTGGCTAGGGGCAGTGTCACTATTGGTAACATGAGGTGATACCTGGGCCCTACACAGGTTGCACAGGCAATCCAACTCCTCCAGGAGTGCACATAAATACGTGTCATTGTTAGAAGGTTTGCTGCGTCTCCCAGCACAGTCTCAAGAGCATGTAGGAGATTCCAGGAGACAGACAGTTATTCTAGAAGAGCTGGGCAGGGCCGTAGAAGGTCCTTAACACATCAACAGGACTGGTATCTGCTCCTTTGTGAAAGGAGGAACAGGATGAGTACTGCCagagccctacaaaatgacatCCCGCATCCATCCAgtctctgaccaaacaatcagaaacagacttcatgaAGGTGGCCTGAGGGCCAGACATCCTCTAGTGGGCCCTGTGCTCACTGCCCGGCACTGTGGAGCTTGATTGGCATTTCCCATTTAACACTAGAATTGGCAGGTCCACCACTAGTGCCCTTTGCTTTTCACAGATGAGAGCAGGTTCACCCTGAGCACATGATAGTTGAGAAAGGGTCTGGAGAAGCCGTGGAGTTATGCTGCCTGGAACATTGTTCAGCATGACCAGTTTGGTGCTGGGTCAGTGATGCTCTGGGGAGGCATATCCATGGAGGGACGCACAGACCTCTACAGGCTAGACAATGACACCCTGACTCCCATTAGGTATCGGGATGAAATCCTTGGACCCATCGTCAGAACCGAAGCTGGTGCAGTGGATCCTGGGTTCCTCCTGGTGCAAAATAATGCCCGGCCTCATGTGGCAAAAGTATTTATGTAGTTCCTGGAGGATGAAGGAATTGATAACATTGAATGGCCACCATGCTCGCCTGACCTAAATCCAAAAGAACACCTCTGTGACATTGTGCTCCTGTCCATCCGATGGCGCTAGGTTGCACCTCAGACTGTCCAGGAGCTCAGTGATGCCCTGGTCCAGATCTGGGTGGAAATACCCCAGAACACCATCAGTCGTCTCATTAGGAGCGCGCCCTGACGTTGTCATGCATGCATACAAGCATGTGGGGGCCACACAAACTACTTGGTACCATTTTGAGTTGGCGCAATGACATTGAAAATAAATGGACTAGCCTGCTGCATCGTTTTTTCACTTTGATTTTCAGGGTGTCTTTGAATTCAGTCCTCTGTAGGTTGATCGTTTCAATTTCCATCAAACAATGTGGCACCCTTTTGTTCATAATACATTACCTAGGCCATATTAGTATAGATATCCAGCATGATATTTTTCTCAAATATCAAAGTGTTTTCagtgttcctttaatttttttgagcAGTGTAAAATGGCAAGTGGGTATGGATAGGAACTTTCATTTGTAGGTAAGCTATGCCTGTAGATTGTGACCCATGTAAAAGTTTACTATGGCTTTCATCTTTTTAATCTTTTCAGGCAGATTGTGCTGTTCTAATTGTGGCAGCTGGAGTGGGTGAATTTGAGGCGGGCATCTCTAAAAATGGGCAAACGAGGGAACACGCCCTGCTGGCCTACACGCTGGGCGTCAAGCAGCTGATTGTAGCCGTCAACAAGATGGACTCCACTGAGCCGTCCTACAGTGAGAAACGCTATGATGAGATTGTTAAAGAAGTCAGTGCCTACATCAAAAAGATCGGTTATAGCCCAGCCTCCGTACCCTTCGTCCCGATTTCAGGTTGGCATGGCGACAACATGCTGGAATCGTCTTCTAATGTGAGTCCCCTtggcatgtgtgtttgtgtttgttttctaaaGACTTCATACCGTACAGCACTTTTCAATTAAACTGTTGGCAGAATGCTAGTGATTTGATTAATAATATTGCCTCATTTGTGCTGTGCAGATGCCGTGGTTTAAAGGCTGGAAGATGGACAGGAAGGAGCAGCATGCCAGTGGCGTTACTCTACTGGAAGCTCTCGATACCATCATGCCTCCAACACGCCCCACTGACAAGCCCTTACGTCTACCCCTACAAGACGTCTACAAGATCGGAGGTGGGATTAACCCACTCAAATCACAACCACATTTTATGGGGTGATGTAATTTTTAAGTTCAGTTTGTGGTTATATTTTGAGTTTGAAAAGCTTTTATGGCTCGCTACGCCACTGTGTCTTCAGAACACACTTATTCAGAGATGTCGTTTCTCCTCAGGTATAGGGACCGTCCCAGTGGGAAGGGTGGAGACGGGTATCCTGCGGCCAAGTATGGTGGTGACCTTTGCCCCGGTAAACATCACTACAGAAGTGAAGTCGGTGGAAATGCATCATGAGTCTCTAAACGAAGCTCTGCCAGGAGACAATGTGGGCTTTAACGTAAAGAATGTGTCTGTAAAAGACATACGAAGAGGTAACGTGTGTGGGGATAGTAAGTCAGACCCGCCGCAGGAAACATCAGGGTTTACAGCACAGGTGGGACAACACACTTGTTTGTCAACTTGTTTATCTCGATATCTTTCTTGATATCTGAAtttttgttctctctctctctctctctctctctctctctctctctctctctctctctctctctctctctctctctctctctctctctctctctctatatatatatatatatatatatatatatatatatatatatatatatatatatatatatatatatatatatatatatatatcaggtcATCATTCTAAACCACCCAGGTCAGATCAGTGCGGGTTACTCTCCTGTCATAGACTGTCACACCGCTCACATTGCCTGTAAATTTGCTGAGCTTAAGGAGAAGATTGATCGCCGTTCAGGCAAGAAGCTGGAAGACAACCCTAAAAGCCTGAAGTCTGGAGATGCCGCCATTGTGGACATGATCCCAGGAAAACCAATGTGTGTGGAGAGCTTCTCTCAGTATCCTCCACTGGGTATGTGTCCAATTCCCAACCTTACATTAAATAGTTATGAATCACAGTGTGATTTTCATTTCTTTGatgttttgctttgcttttttaaatttgctttgctttcgttttgttttgtttagctgCCTTTTCTTTGATCTTTTGCTTTTCTTTTTGTTTGCTGTCTTGTTTAGCTGTCTTTAGTAGTTTTGCTTTTATTTGATGTTTTGCTTGgcttttgttttgctttttattttatttttattttttagctgtCTTTAAGTTTGTTTACTGTGCTTTTCTTTGATACTTTGCTTttggttttctttattttatgttttgtttagctttattttgctttgctttatttttgtttagttgtttttagtttagttttgcttttattttgtttggatgtactttttctttttcagcatttctaaaatatgaatatatatttatgtgtcTGCTTTATATTAATCATGGTAAGATAGATGGGGTGGAAAATATTCATGAAAATTGGCCTAACGGGCATGTAATGGCTGGGAGAAATAATTTTAACATCCAAAGAAAACAATTAAAGCGGCTGTAGCATTTTGCATGTGAAGCCTAAACATAATCATGAaaagatataaaaaaagaaacattgttCAAGCATCTGCTAATTAGTTccttgatatttttattttcatgccatatatatatatatatatatatatatatatatatatatatatatatatatatatctgaggCTTTAGAAAAAGACATGATTCATGATTTTACAAGAACTAAGCGACCCGTAGATAGGTTTGTCATACTTATTTCGAATTGGTGTCTCAGGCTTACATTACCATTAGTCACTCAATAGTCTCAATACCATTGGTCACTCAACATGGTCAATAAATAAGATAAAGTCCATCGTTGTAAGGTTAAAGGCCTGACTCTTCAGTGATGCGAGCCTCCACATCTTTCTTTTGAAAACATGAGTTCAGgatgtgcatttttgtctctAGATTACATTTCCTCTGATACTGAAGTTCCACTGAAACTGGTTATTAGGCCTGTTTCATTATACCGTGTTGCATCACTTTTGACCTGCTGTGACATCATTTTTATTGCATCTTGTTCTTATcattttttcccttaaaatctCCATTAAAATTAGTTTTCACCAAGTAAATCTGGTTTTCTCTAAGGCACAGTCCTGATAGATGATTATGTATGGATGGAAGTCTTTAGTCAGCTCTCTCACGAACACCAATCAGAAAAGACACTAGGTCTTTCATCAAGCAATTTTCATAAAAAACGTATGTTTTTGTGTTGTCCTAGGGCGTTTTGCCGTCAGAGATATGAGGCAGACTGTTGCAGTTGGTGTCATAAAAAGCGTGGACAAGAAGATCGGCGGCAGTGGGAAAGTGACGAAATCGGCCCAGAAAGCTCAAAAAACTACTAAATGAATCTGAATCTCCATATTACATTTTCACCTCAGGCCTCACCCCAGCTTAAATGCCCTCCTCATCGGGGCATGCTCAGTCTTTTCCCTCTGTGTGCTTGAAATATATGCTTGAATTAACTGGAGTTTGATCGACTGAAGGAAATAATGAAAGACTGATATTATCACATTTTGACTATCACATGATTGCACTGTATATTCACTTTTAATAGCAGACCCGTACACCCGTTGCATGGATGTCTGTCTGGATATGTGCACGGCATCTATTAAATTAATGTAGCTGGTATTGCTgaggtgtgtgggtgtgtgtgtgtggtgtaaaGAAATCTTGGAATCTACACTTTAAACCGGTATAACAATGATTAAGATGTCTAAAGGAAATAATCAACTGCTGAAGATTTGTACAGTTTATAACTGAGCATTGATGAGAAGCTATTGAGCCAAAGCACCATTTGTCTCCTGTTAGACCCTTGCAGCTGAAACCTGTGacgaataaataaaatgttgccCAAGTACATGAgtttataaattaaatgtgtttatgtTGTGTCCAACGAGAAACAATTTAATCAGATGGTGGTTTCTCGTTAGTTTCAAATTCTTGTTAGTTCAGCTTGGTTATATAGACAGACCTGTCTGGTTGCTGTCTGAAATGAAGAGCCTTGAGCTAAGATTTGACTCTGAGATTTACTGTGTCCTCTGGGCGTAACTACAGGAACAGGGTTGTCAGATGCAAACAGAATTCTGGGATGAATTGAGATTgaacactgtcagaaaaaaggtacatttctgtcactggggcggtaccctaaggtacaaaaccgaaaaggtactaatatgtacctttaaggtactaatttgcacttataaagtactgatatgtaccttttaaggtactaacatgtatcttttaggggtgagtaaggtacaaagatgtaccttttcacttttgtaccttagggtaccgccccagtgacagaaatgtacctttttttctgagagtgaatATTTGGCTTTTtaccagtttcacagacaaggcttaaacaaaataaaagtaaaaacaaataaaaaactacTAGCACTGACATTAAAATATATCAgcgccattgttttgtcttaacatgcacaccagtaatgttttttttttgtttttttttctcgaggcacatttataaaagctgcttaaatgcccaaactgaactAAAGTCTAATCCTGGTTTAAtataagccctgtctgtgaaaccaggccatggtgttttaatgaaattaagGTTCTTGTAATGGAAGAagaatgtaaaaacaaaaagttgtttgtttttttcttctaagaAGATTTTTACAGTTATTAAAAAAGGCTAAAGGTGATAGAATATTTGCACCGTTGCACCTTTGTTGTTTGCATTTACACTCTTAAAAAGTTTTGTAGTTGgtgctatttatttatatttttgaaaaaaagcatcttatgctcaccaagagtatatttatttgatataaaaataaataaaatataatttaaagtaacttttctatgtttaaatatttcaaaatgttatgtaaactatattgccaaaagtattgggacacctgTTGGGTTTGTGGGTTTCGAGGAGTCAGGAGGTTCAATCAACgaagagaattttactgaagaGTAGAGTCGGCTACAGTCTCATCAGACTCTACCTTACACAGAAAATCTTACACCAATTATACCTGTTTCAAGGGCACAGAATTATCTCTCCCGGGGAGAGGAGCTTCTGATTGGTTCACACAACATGCAATGTAAGCAATTTTCCACACAAGGACAGATAGCAGGACATATCTCCAAACTAGGTAGACAGGTCGTCTACCAGAAACTAGTTTTACATCACTTGTGACATATGCCACCAAACAGCGTCTCCAAGTCTGGCTTCGTCTGCAGAAATGTCCATCTTCAGCATATGGCATGCAAAGGacatacacactcttaaaactCATACTAAAACTCCAGAGAATACTGGATTCACTCAAGGTTGAGAACATCTTAACTAACtataaacaaaacatatttcCACAACATGCTGATACTACATCTAATACAAAAATGTAGTCACTCTATTCccaaataaaacatgtttaaaagaGGTACTTTGGATAAAACCCTAATAGCCATGTAGAGAAGCCCTTACGTGACTCTATTTCCCTTGCGGTTAGGGTGTTTACCACTCAAAGACAGGCCTGTCAGTGCCCTGACACAGACATCCAAATGGCACCTACAATGTGGAATTGAAAAATACACAGCAAGCATGTACACCAAATATCTCTCAAATCATTtggttaaaaataaagaaatgatAGTTTATCTGATTTATTAAAGGTAGAAATGCTTATGACTTTGATTAGTTTTGATTCTCATTTTCATATTGATCATAAAATGGTTCTTGAAAGATATCGATTTTAAGAAGAGAGAAGTGATGTCCAACTTGACCCTTCACACCCCCCAAATCAttaaattcaggtgttccatAGGCACAGGCAAAATTAAACAACAGACTGCTtcaacaaacatttgtgaaagaatgggtcgctctctgGAGCTaagtgaattcaagcatggtaccgtgataggttgccccctgtgcaataagtccattcattaaatttcctcactactaaacaTTGCAGAGTCAACTGATattggtattataacaaattgGATACAATTGGAAACAAAAGCAACAGGCCCTGTAAAATCACAgtgcggggtcagcgcatgctgaggcgcactgTGTGTTTAGAAGTCGCTAACTTTCTGttgagtcaatagctacagacctccaaact
This region of Pseudorasbora parva isolate DD20220531a chromosome 6, ASM2467924v1, whole genome shotgun sequence genomic DNA includes:
- the eef1a2 gene encoding elongation factor 1-alpha 2, with translation MGKEKIHINIVVIGHVDSGKSTTTGHLIYKCGGIDKRTIEKFEKEAAEMGKGSFKYAWVLDKLKAERERGITIDISLWKFETTKYYITIIDAPGHRDFIKNMITGTSQADCAVLIVAAGVGEFEAGISKNGQTREHALLAYTLGVKQLIVAVNKMDSTEPSYSEKRYDEIVKEVSAYIKKIGYSPASVPFVPISGWHGDNMLESSSNMPWFKGWKMDRKEQHASGVTLLEALDTIMPPTRPTDKPLRLPLQDVYKIGGIGTVPVGRVETGILRPSMVVTFAPVNITTEVKSVEMHHESLNEALPGDNVGFNVKNVSVKDIRRGNVCGDSKSDPPQETSGFTAQVIILNHPGQISAGYSPVIDCHTAHIACKFAELKEKIDRRSGKKLEDNPKSLKSGDAAIVDMIPGKPMCVESFSQYPPLGRFAVRDMRQTVAVGVIKSVDKKIGGSGKVTKSAQKAQKTTK